In the genome of Ignavibacteriota bacterium, one region contains:
- a CDS encoding SusE domain-containing protein: MKKIKLLLFISLIGIMLASCESDINEVVMSSDPTEPTLSDLSVAGEFNLSNANGLVTFSWTAADFGFASSTTYVVEVSPTSDFSTNVATVVTTQTLQGTAKVNDINNLLLTWNKAIGTAATVYYRVSASVTAENIVYSQTKSNNFVPFETIVDYPMIYVPGAYQGWSPGADNGRLFSYGFNSEYSGIVRISDGVNENIEFKITSDPDWNHTNWGGTLTQSGSDYSGTLDASGGNLMVAAGTYEINVNVNTLAITLTKTDDWGIIGSAVPPFDWSADVDLFYNGQRKMWEITGDFNAGEFKFRANNDWAVNYGGADGTLSAGGSNIVLAEAGNYTIRFDPVALTYTVKKN, translated from the coding sequence ATGAAAAAAATTAAATTATTATTATTTATATCGCTAATTGGGATTATGCTAGCTTCGTGTGAAAGTGATATAAATGAAGTTGTAATGAGTTCTGATCCCACAGAACCGACATTATCTGATCTTTCTGTTGCAGGTGAATTTAACCTAAGTAACGCAAACGGTCTGGTTACTTTTTCATGGACCGCCGCGGACTTTGGATTCGCATCATCTACAACTTATGTTGTTGAAGTTTCACCAACAAGTGATTTTTCAACAAATGTTGCAACCGTTGTTACGACTCAAACTTTGCAGGGAACCGCAAAAGTAAATGATATAAACAATTTGTTGCTAACTTGGAATAAAGCGATTGGTACAGCCGCAACTGTATATTATAGAGTTTCGGCATCCGTTACCGCAGAAAATATTGTTTATTCCCAAACAAAATCAAATAATTTTGTACCCTTTGAAACTATTGTTGATTATCCAATGATTTACGTTCCGGGCGCATATCAAGGCTGGTCACCCGGCGCTGATAACGGCAGATTGTTTTCATACGGTTTCAACTCAGAATATTCGGGCATAGTTAGAATTTCTGACGGAGTAAATGAAAATATAGAATTCAAAATAACCAGTGACCCTGATTGGAATCATACCAACTGGGGCGGAACATTGACACAAAGCGGCAGTGATTATTCAGGAACACTTGACGCAAGCGGCGGTAATTTAATGGTTGCTGCAGGAACATATGAAATTAACGTAAACGTAAACACTCTTGCAATAACACTAACCAAGACTGATGATTGGGGAATAATCGGTTCTGCGGTTCCTCCGTTTGATTGGTCGGCAGACGTTGATTTGTTCTATAATGGTCAACGCAAAATGTGGGAAATTACGGGTGACTTCAACGCCGGAGAATTTAAATTCAGAGCTAATAATGATTGGGCAGTAAATTATGGCGGCGCTGATGGAACACTTTCTGCAGGCGGTTCAAATATTGTTTTGGCAGAAGCAGGTAATTACACAATTAGATTCGATCCTGTTGCTTTAACATATACGGTTAAAAAGAATTAA